A genome region from Pseudomonas anguilliseptica includes the following:
- a CDS encoding tRNA-binding protein encodes MQSIEWQDFEKVELRVGTIRAARPNEQAIKPAYVLEVDLGKLGIKTSSAQLTAHYSCEQLVGRQVLCVCNFAAKRIAGVRSEILVTGVYDADNNVVLAGFDKTLPNGARLA; translated from the coding sequence ATGCAAAGCATCGAATGGCAGGATTTCGAAAAAGTGGAGCTACGCGTAGGCACCATTCGTGCAGCCCGCCCCAATGAACAAGCCATAAAACCCGCCTACGTGCTGGAAGTGGATCTCGGCAAGCTGGGCATCAAGACCTCCAGCGCCCAGCTCACCGCCCACTACAGCTGCGAGCAGCTCGTCGGCCGCCAAGTGCTGTGCGTGTGCAATTTCGCCGCCAAGCGCATCGCCGGCGTGCGCTCAGAAATACTGGTGACCGGCGTGTATGACGCTGATAACAACGTAGTGCTGGCCGGCTTCGACAAAACGCTACCAAACGGTGCACGCCTGGCATGA